One genomic region from Lycorma delicatula isolate Av1 chromosome 1, ASM4794821v1, whole genome shotgun sequence encodes:
- the LOC142317324 gene encoding trafficking protein particle complex subunit 12-like — protein MSQDGKTPIRGNLPLVNQYFTQSSDCHSNFFDDISSSSDSSAFMRSVVGSNSSSDLFHAASNSNSVNTTVSVTTEKQEDCKNGIGKGIDIAGKEEPVVCRIFSSQENITKQIDGGSGRDFFDMIGSHHGHSIPGASVKSSPSLPVDFSLGISSGPTSLIQAPEFNPGNVFEDPFLSGKGTNGECERRRDAWIPSEQTRRTLIAAATAIPGTYFPERELLTMPGVILEEDMVDNVQQVVTHFLGEAEASQRKVLIMNDVTQDERGLRDLIQAECYRAAVNLTGQLLTIYGQGAGRTGHTSKHTVHSIQLWFTRIALLVKLQAFSLAEAEASVWWDCDRPDLYYQFYPELYGGRLGTLIPFQFRLLLAVLPSFCDKHQEALDRLHLILAVIRKMLRNLDNGRSEDGSQLELTPQDRVESKKLWKQREARVLHAIVNVALLQKDYWLAVDVLQLLCEKETLLSQKRSLYSVLGRVLLQLGDVMGAEKNFQMAQSLKKTQTGTLTGHTADLQELVDRGLMAVSQHAFQDAYDAFHKASLLEPANIMVQNNMSVCQLYLGRLKQALSILCETVKTHVDTALQENVLLNICTLFELESSHSNDNKLALLRLVNKHKGDAICISCLKLQM, from the exons atgtctcAGGATGGAAAGACCCCTATCCGTGGCAACCTCCCACTagttaatcaatattttactCAGTCTTCAGATtgtcatagtaatttttttgatgatatcTCATCCAGCAGCGACAGTTCAGCTTTTATGAGAAGTGTTGTTGGAAGTAATTCGTCTAGTGATTTATTTCACGCTGCATCAAACTCTAATTCTGTGAATACTACTGTTTCTGTAACCACCGAAAAACAGGAAGATTGTAAAAACGGCATAGGTAAAGGGATTGACATTGCAGGGAAAGAAGAACCCGTTGTTTGTCGTATTTTTTCTTcgcaagaaaatattacaaaacaaattgatGGTGGATCAGGACGGGATTTCTTTGATATGATAGGGTCACATCACGGCCATTCTATTCCTGGAGCATCTGTTAAAAGTAGCCCAAGTTTGCCAGTCGATTTCAGTTTGGGTATTTCGTCAGGGCCAACCAGCCTTATTCAGGCTCCAGAATTTAATCCAGGaa ATGTGTTTGAAGATCCTTTTCTTAGTGGTAAGGGAACTAATGGAGAATGTGAAAGAAGACGAGATGCATGGATTCCATCTGAGCAGACGCGTCGTACACTGATTGCTGCTGCCACTGCTATTCCAGGAACGTATTTTCCAGAACGAGAACTTTTAACTATGCCAGGAGTTATTTTAGAGGAAGATATG GTTGACAATGTGCAGCAAGTAGTAACACATTTTCTTGGAGAGGCTGAAGCATCACAGAGAAAGGTTTTAATAATGAATGATGTTACACAAGATGAGAGAGGATTACGCGATCTCATACAG GCTGAGTGTTATAGGGCTGCTGTAAATTTGACTGGccaattattaacaatatatggTCAAGGAGCTGGCCGGACTGGACATACCAGTAAACATACAGTGCATTCTATACAG TTATGGTTTACAAGAATTGCTTTACTTGTAAAATTACAAGCTTTTTCATTAGCAGAGGCAGAGGCTAGTGTGTGGTGGGATTGTGATCGCCCAGATCTGTATTATCAGTTTTATCCAGAATTATATGGCGGTCGCCTTGGTACACTTATACCTTTCCAATTCAGGTTGCTACTTGCTGTTTTACCAAGTTTTTGTGATAAACATCAAGAGGCTCTTGACAGATTGCATTTAATACTTGCTGTTATTCGTAAg ATGTTACGTAATCTGGATAATGGTCGTAGTGAAGATGGAAGTCAGCTTGAATTGACACCCCAAGATAGAGttgaatcaaaaaaattatggaaacaaCGTGAAGCTAGAGTTCTGCATGCAATAGTTAATGTAGCTCTTTTacaaaag GATTATTGGTTAGCTGTTGATGTTCTACAACTGTTATGTGAGAAAGAGACTTTGCTTTCACAAAAAAGGTCCTTATATTCTGTATTAGGTCGTGTTCTTCTACAGTTGGGAGATGTGATGGGtgcagaaaaaaatttccaaatggcgcagtctttaaaaaaaacccagAC tGGAACACTTACTGGCCACACTGCTGATTTACAGGAGCTAGTTGACAGAGGATTGATGGCAGTTTCTCAACATGCATTTCAAGATGCATATGATGCATTTCATAAAGCTTCACTCTTAGAACCAGCCAATATCAtg GTTCAAAACAATATGTCTGTCTGCCAGTTATACCTTGGACGTTTAAAACAAGCTCTGAGTATACTTTGTGAAACAGTTAAGACACATGTTGATACGGCACttcaagaaaatgtattattgaaTATTTGTACATTATTTGAGCTTGAAAGCTCTCATAGCAATGATAATAAATTGGCATTATTACGACTTGTTAATAAGCATAAGGGAGATGCTATTTGCATATCTTGTCTAAagttacaaatgtaa